The Flavobacterium galactosidilyticum nucleotide sequence TCAGGAAACGGATTATGCGAAACATAATATCCAGAAAGTTGTTGGTTTTTTTCTATCAATGAGGAATTTTTATACAACCATAAAAAAATTAGGACATCAAGTAACTTATTTTCATATTAACGATACTAACAATCCACAGGATTTAGAAAAAATTATTTTTTTGTGCATTGAAAAATATAAAATCGAGAAGTTCGAATATCAACTTCCAGACGAATATCGATTAGACGAACAATTAAAATCAATTTGTAGTCGTTTAAAAATTCATTGTGAAGTTTTTGATTCGGAGCACTTTTATACCACTCGAAACGAACTAACGGATTTTTTTAAAGGTAAGAAATTATTATTAATGGAAAATTTCTATCGAAACATGCGTAAAAAGCATTATGTGTTGATGGATGATTCAGCTCCATTGGGGAATCAATGGAATTTTGATGCTGATAATCGTAAAAAATATAAAGGAGAAGTTCCAGTTCCTTCCGAGAAAAATTTTCATACAGATGTTTCGGAAGTAGTTTCACAAATCAAAAAAGCTGGCATTCTCACTTTTGGCAATGTTGATTTACAAAATTTTAGCTGGCCCACATCTCGCGAACAATGTTTGGTTGTATTAGAGTATTTCTGCAAAAATTTACTAAAACATTTCGGCGACTACGAAGATGCCATGCATACTGACGAAAAATTTCTTTTTCATTCCCGTTTGTCATTTGCCATGAATACGAAAATGCTTTCGCCAAAGGAAGTTATTCAATGCATAATTTATCATTTTCATGAAAATGAAACAGAAATTTCTATTTCCCAAGTAGAAGGATTTGTTCGCCAAATTTTAGGTTGGCGAGAATACATTCGTGGAATTTATTGGAAAGAAATGCCGAATTATGCCAAAATTAATGTCCTGAATAACACCAATAAATTACCTCAATTTTTCTGGAATGGAAAAACAAAGATGAATTGTTTGAGCCATGCTATCAATCAAAGTTTAGATGACGCTTATGCGCACCACATTCAGCGTTTGATGATAATTGGGAATTTTACACTATTGACACAGATTCATCCTGATGAAGTGGACGCTTGGTATTTAGGAGTGTATATTGATGCTATAGAATGGGTTGAAATGCCTAATACGCGAGGCATGTCACAATATGCAGATGGTGGAATTATTGCAACTAAACCGTATGTTTCGTCAGGAAGTTATATTAATAAGATGAGTAATAATTGTAGTAAGTGCTACTATAATGTGAAAGAGAAATTTGGAGACAAAGCTTGTCCTTTTAATAGCTTATATTGGAATTTTCTAGATGATAAAAAAGAATACTTTAAAGGGAATCAAAGAATGGGAATGATGCTTAATTTATTACATAAAATGAGTCCTGAAGAATTATATAAAATCAAGGTAAAGGCAAATGAAATAATCAACAATATGGATTCCTATTGAGCAAAAAAAAAGAGTGTTTGAATTACTAAGTAATTCAAACACTCTTTATATCGTATTACTCTAAACTTAATTGTTTTTCTTTCCATCAATTATAGCTCCAGTTCCAGCACCTACTCCCGCTCCTGCAAGACCACCTATTATAGCTCCTTGTCCTTTTTTCTTACTAATAATTGCGCCCGTTGCAGCACCTACTCCAGCACCAATTACTGCGCCTTTCGCTGTGTTACTCCAACCCTTCTTTTTGGTAGTAGTAGAACTTGTAGTTGTTGTAGTCGAAGCTGGCGCTTGCTGATTAACAACAATAACTTCTCTTTTAGTTTCGATTTTTGCTTCTTCAACACGAGCTTCTTCAACTCTAGCCATTTCAACTTGCATAGAATCTATGACTCTTTGTTTTTCTAAAACAACTTTCATAGAATCTACTGTAGCCTCTTTAGCTGCTTGAACATCCATTTTCCCAGCATTTTGACAAGAAACAATAGCTAACGATAGTAAGGCAAAATATAATGCTTTCATAATTTAAATATTTGATAATAATTAGTAGAGCAAAGTAAAACAATTACTAGTCCACAAAAGTTATATAATTAAATCAAATGATTGTATAATTTGTGCTTGTTCCTAAATACATTAAAAAATAGTTGTTATTTTAAATTCAAAAATAAAAAGCTCATTTTTCTACCTTAATAAAAAGCTAAAAAATCATTTCATGGGTAAATTAAAAAAAATACTAATTATAATCGCTACTATACTATTGCTCATCCTTTCCATTAATTTTGGATTGAATTATTGGGTGAACAAAACGCTACCAAAGATTATTGCTGATAGTAACCCAACTGCATATTCCTTCACCTACAAAGATTTAGATATTGATCTGCTTTCAAAAAATATTAAAGCATCACAACTAACTGTAAGTCCTAAAAGCAAGTCAAAGGACAGTTTAAAAAAAATTGGAATATATGCTAAGATAGAATCTATCGAAATCATCGAATTTAAAATCTGGAATCTGGTTTTTAGTAATCGTATTGAAGCGAATCTAATTAAAATAAACAAACCGGAAGTGTATTTATATAAAAACACTCCAAACGCGATCAATAATTCTAAAAGTGTAGGGTCAGACGTTGTTAAACCGTTTCAAGAAATGATTTTAGTAGAAAACATTTCATTGAATGAAGGAACGCTCAAAATCATACATAACCAGAAAAATGAAGCAATTCTTGATCTCAATAATCTGAATTTACAAATCGACGGTATTGTTATAACAGATGATATTTTAAAACAAAAAATTCCCTTTAAGTACAAAACTTACAACTTAAGCGCTGATAGCATATATTATCGGGTAAGCAATGAATACCATCTTAGATCAACTAATATAAAAGCTACTACAAAAAATATAAGTTTAAAAAAATTTGAATTAATTCCAGAATATAGTCGAAGAGAATTTATTAAAAAACTAAACAAAGAAAAAGACCTGTTTACATTACATTCCGAAACTGTTAATATTAATAATATGGATTGGGGCTTTAACGAAGAAAAAATGTTTTTTA carries:
- a CDS encoding YMGG-like glycine zipper-containing protein, translating into MKALYFALLSLAIVSCQNAGKMDVQAAKEATVDSMKVVLEKQRVIDSMQVEMARVEEARVEEAKIETKREVIVVNQQAPASTTTTTSSTTTKKKGWSNTAKGAVIGAGVGAATGAIISKKKGQGAIIGGLAGAGVGAGTGAIIDGKKNN
- a CDS encoding cryptochrome/photolyase family protein, whose translation is MRKLRLILGDQLNLQHSWFQHIDENTIYVLAEMRQETDYAKHNIQKVVGFFLSMRNFYTTIKKLGHQVTYFHINDTNNPQDLEKIIFLCIEKYKIEKFEYQLPDEYRLDEQLKSICSRLKIHCEVFDSEHFYTTRNELTDFFKGKKLLLMENFYRNMRKKHYVLMDDSAPLGNQWNFDADNRKKYKGEVPVPSEKNFHTDVSEVVSQIKKAGILTFGNVDLQNFSWPTSREQCLVVLEYFCKNLLKHFGDYEDAMHTDEKFLFHSRLSFAMNTKMLSPKEVIQCIIYHFHENETEISISQVEGFVRQILGWREYIRGIYWKEMPNYAKINVLNNTNKLPQFFWNGKTKMNCLSHAINQSLDDAYAHHIQRLMIIGNFTLLTQIHPDEVDAWYLGVYIDAIEWVEMPNTRGMSQYADGGIIATKPYVSSGSYINKMSNNCSKCYYNVKEKFGDKACPFNSLYWNFLDDKKEYFKGNQRMGMMLNLLHKMSPEELYKIKVKANEIINNMDSY